The Streptomyces sp. SS1-1 genome has a segment encoding these proteins:
- a CDS encoding S1 family peptidase: MSHKRMPKRKAAIAAGGVAALGAAAILLPNANASQDAAPDATAAPKTLKAADASDLASRLAGLLGDAFAGSYYDAGSKQLVVNVVDGDDNDVVVEARKAGAKVREVANSLDALKSGARTLKSEATIPGTAWAVDPRTNKIVVTADSTVTGRNWDRLESTVDRLGPGMASVKKSAGTFKTFLSGGDAIFAGGARCSAGFNVTAGDGTPAFLTAGHCGVAAAQWSDAQGGQPIATVDQATFPGAGDFALVKYDDPATQAPSEVNLGQQTLAISGAADATVGLQVFRMGSTTGLNNGQVTGLDATVNYPEGTVTGLIQTNVCAEPGDSGGSLFTQDGQAIGLTSGGSGDCTVGGETFFQPVTTALAAVGATLGDGGAAGGDDAGAGQDAGAGDQAGAGDQAGAGQEAGAGDQAGAGQNAGNGRGHGRGHGLGQIVGNGAGN; the protein is encoded by the coding sequence TTGAGTCACAAGCGAATGCCGAAGCGCAAGGCCGCGATAGCGGCGGGCGGCGTGGCGGCGCTCGGAGCGGCGGCGATCCTGCTGCCGAACGCCAACGCGTCCCAGGACGCGGCCCCGGACGCCACGGCCGCCCCCAAGACCCTGAAGGCGGCCGACGCCTCGGATCTCGCCTCGCGCCTCGCGGGACTGCTCGGCGACGCCTTCGCCGGCTCGTACTACGACGCCGGCAGCAAGCAGCTCGTGGTGAACGTCGTCGACGGCGACGACAACGACGTGGTCGTGGAGGCGCGGAAGGCCGGCGCCAAGGTCCGCGAGGTCGCGAACAGCCTGGACGCGCTCAAGTCGGGCGCGCGGACGCTGAAGTCCGAGGCCACCATCCCCGGCACGGCGTGGGCCGTCGACCCCAGAACGAACAAGATCGTCGTCACCGCCGACAGCACGGTCACCGGAAGGAACTGGGACCGGCTGGAGTCCACCGTCGACCGGCTCGGCCCCGGCATGGCGAGCGTCAAGAAGTCGGCCGGCACCTTCAAGACCTTCCTCTCCGGCGGCGACGCCATCTTCGCGGGCGGCGCGCGCTGCTCCGCGGGCTTCAACGTCACCGCGGGCGACGGCACCCCGGCCTTCCTGACGGCCGGTCACTGCGGGGTCGCGGCCGCGCAGTGGTCCGACGCCCAGGGCGGGCAGCCCATCGCCACCGTCGACCAGGCCACGTTCCCCGGCGCCGGCGACTTCGCACTGGTGAAGTACGACGACCCGGCCACCCAGGCGCCCAGCGAGGTGAACCTCGGTCAGCAGACCCTCGCGATCAGCGGGGCCGCCGACGCCACGGTCGGCCTCCAGGTCTTCCGGATGGGCAGCACGACCGGGCTGAACAACGGTCAGGTCACCGGTCTCGACGCCACCGTGAACTACCCGGAGGGCACGGTCACCGGGCTCATCCAGACCAACGTGTGCGCCGAGCCGGGCGACAGCGGCGGCTCCCTGTTCACCCAGGACGGGCAGGCGATCGGCCTGACCTCCGGCGGCAGCGGCGACTGCACCGTCGGCGGCGAGACGTTCTTCCAGCCGGTGACGACCGCGCTGGCCGCGGTCGGCGCGACCCTCGGCGACGGCGGAGCGGCGGGCGGCGACGACGCCGGGGCCGGCCAGGACGCGGGCGCCGGAGACCAGGCCGGAGCCGGTGACCAGGCGGGCGCGGGCCAGGAGGCGGGCGCCGGTGACCAGGCCGGTGCCGGCCAGAACGCCGGGAACGGCCGGGGTCATGGACGCGGCCACGGCCTCGGCCAGATCGTCGGCAACGGCGCCGGGAACTGA
- a CDS encoding SpoIIE family protein phosphatase, whose product MANVVGKDATGRGTRNRRAEDVLKALAEEPGASGRLRRVLEQALVFCGASLAALYTPDDDGELLCLHESAGVPRSLYGLRDGYALNGPSPAADAHRTGRPVHLGPRELAGFAEARRTPEGDFSLAALPVRGEGAAGCLLAVTERPGGFDADARDCLELIAGAVTLPARPTAETGGDLPADAFSLAVDSGHVEVGADLLALFGLTPAAFDGKVETLLGLTVPEDLPALMSVVEADHMSLGERELEFRVVRPAGPPRWLRLRGRLLPGGEGRPARLVGTVADASTLRPEVTDVARVQRLAAALATAGTVRDVSQAVVTALREPLRADRIALAELEHDRLVVTVLDPPDPESWPALWRLEWRTEWPDAPVRAMPTLATALREGRAQIWPAGAPLEPALAEVGPGGLAVLPLPAGGAMAGACLIGWDTPHQFGPDERALLTASAGLAGQALVRARAFDAEHELVGMLQRQLLPRRLPRLPGAEAVARYLPTTAGLEVGGDWYDVIPLPDHRVALVIGDVQGHSAAAATLMGQMRTALRAYAAEGHPPDVVVHHANRLLMDMETDLFATCCYVEVDLEEGSAWCVRAGHPPPVLRHPDGGTEVAEADGGPPLGVVREAVFPMSPLRLRPGTVLALTTDGLVESADADIDTGIARLASALAVSDPAHLGLVADGLLVGAHRDDDIALLLLRYDGMAVRPLRETWAVWRVPEAVGHARRFTRRTLRAWQVPPQDRDAALLVVSELVTNALVHTDGQVRLDLTLIGGRLRIAVADSSPRTPVRPTSISWEATGGRGILLVEAMTTTWGTVPVSGGKQVWCEIALSG is encoded by the coding sequence ATGGCGAACGTGGTCGGAAAGGACGCTACGGGGCGCGGGACGAGGAACCGGCGTGCCGAGGACGTCCTGAAGGCGCTCGCCGAGGAACCCGGCGCGAGCGGACGGCTGCGCCGGGTCCTCGAACAGGCGCTCGTCTTCTGCGGTGCCTCCCTGGCCGCCCTGTACACGCCGGACGACGACGGCGAACTCCTCTGCCTCCACGAGTCGGCGGGCGTGCCCCGGTCCCTGTACGGCCTGCGGGACGGCTACGCCCTGAACGGGCCCTCACCGGCCGCCGACGCCCACCGCACCGGCCGCCCCGTCCATCTCGGCCCCCGGGAACTCGCCGGTTTCGCGGAGGCCCGGCGCACCCCGGAGGGCGACTTCTCCCTGGCCGCGCTGCCCGTCCGAGGCGAGGGCGCCGCAGGGTGCCTGCTGGCCGTCACCGAGCGGCCCGGCGGCTTCGACGCGGACGCGCGGGACTGTCTGGAACTGATCGCCGGCGCCGTCACCCTGCCCGCCCGGCCCACCGCCGAGACCGGCGGCGACCTGCCCGCCGACGCGTTCAGCCTCGCCGTGGACAGCGGCCACGTCGAGGTCGGCGCCGACCTCCTGGCGCTGTTCGGACTGACCCCGGCCGCCTTCGACGGCAAGGTGGAGACCCTGCTGGGCCTGACCGTCCCCGAGGACCTGCCCGCGCTGATGTCCGTCGTCGAGGCCGACCACATGTCCCTCGGCGAACGGGAACTGGAGTTCCGGGTCGTCCGCCCCGCCGGCCCGCCCCGCTGGCTGCGGCTGCGCGGCCGCCTCCTGCCCGGCGGCGAGGGCCGCCCCGCCCGGCTCGTCGGCACCGTCGCCGACGCCTCCACGCTGCGCCCCGAGGTCACCGACGTCGCCCGCGTCCAGCGTCTCGCCGCCGCCCTCGCCACCGCCGGCACGGTCCGCGACGTCAGCCAGGCCGTCGTCACCGCCCTACGCGAGCCGCTGCGCGCCGACCGCATCGCGCTCGCCGAACTGGAGCACGACCGGCTCGTCGTCACCGTCCTCGACCCGCCCGACCCGGAGTCCTGGCCCGCGCTGTGGCGCCTGGAGTGGCGCACCGAATGGCCCGACGCGCCCGTGCGCGCCATGCCGACCCTCGCCACCGCCCTGCGCGAGGGACGCGCCCAGATCTGGCCGGCCGGAGCCCCGCTGGAACCCGCCCTCGCCGAGGTCGGGCCCGGCGGCCTGGCCGTCCTGCCGCTGCCCGCGGGCGGAGCCATGGCCGGCGCCTGCCTGATCGGCTGGGACACCCCGCACCAGTTCGGCCCCGACGAACGCGCCCTGCTCACCGCCTCCGCGGGCCTCGCCGGGCAGGCACTCGTCCGCGCCCGCGCCTTCGACGCCGAGCACGAACTCGTCGGCATGCTCCAACGGCAGCTGCTGCCCCGCCGGCTGCCCCGGCTGCCCGGCGCCGAGGCCGTCGCCCGCTATCTGCCGACCACCGCCGGACTGGAGGTCGGCGGCGACTGGTACGACGTCATCCCGCTGCCCGACCACCGGGTCGCCCTCGTCATCGGCGACGTGCAGGGGCACAGCGCCGCCGCCGCCACCCTCATGGGCCAGATGCGCACCGCGCTGCGCGCCTACGCCGCCGAGGGGCACCCGCCCGACGTCGTCGTCCACCACGCCAACCGGCTGCTGATGGACATGGAGACCGACCTCTTCGCCACCTGCTGCTACGTCGAGGTCGACCTGGAAGAGGGCTCCGCGTGGTGCGTACGGGCCGGGCACCCGCCGCCCGTGCTGCGCCATCCGGACGGCGGCACGGAGGTCGCCGAGGCCGACGGCGGCCCCCCGCTCGGGGTGGTGCGCGAGGCCGTCTTCCCGATGAGCCCGCTGCGGCTGCGGCCCGGCACCGTCCTCGCCCTGACCACCGACGGCCTCGTGGAGTCCGCCGACGCCGACATCGACACCGGCATCGCCCGGCTCGCCTCGGCGCTCGCCGTGTCCGACCCCGCCCACCTCGGACTCGTCGCCGACGGGCTGCTCGTCGGCGCGCACCGCGACGACGACATCGCGCTGCTCCTGCTGCGCTACGACGGCATGGCGGTACGGCCGCTGCGGGAGACCTGGGCCGTGTGGCGGGTGCCGGAGGCCGTCGGCCACGCCCGCCGGTTCACCCGGCGCACCCTGCGCGCCTGGCAGGTGCCGCCGCAGGACCGCGACGCCGCCCTGCTCGTCGTGTCCGAACTCGTCACCAACGCCCTCGTGCACACCGACGGGCAGGTCCGGCTCGACCTCACCCTGATCGGCGGGCGGCTGCGGATCGCCGTCGCCGACTCCTCGCCCCGCACCCCGGTCCGGCCGACGAGCATCAGCTGGGAGGCCACCGGCGGACGCGGCATCCTGCTGGTCGAGGCGATGACGACGACCTGGGGCACCGTGCCCGTCAGCGGCGGGAAACAGGTGTGGTGCGAGATCGCGCTCTCCGGATGA
- the rfbB gene encoding dTDP-glucose 4,6-dehydratase, whose amino-acid sequence MNLLVTGAAGFIGSAYVRALLARESADAPHVTVLDKLTYAGGTDNLPLDHPRLTFVRGDIRDAALVDELMAGADQVVHFAAESHVDRSITGAGDFVLTNVVGTQVLLDAALRHGVGPFVHISTDEVYGSLATGSAREDDPPRPSSPYSASKASADLLALSYHRTHGLDVRVTRCSNNYGPRQFPEKVIPLFVTRLLDGHTVPLYGDGRNVRDWLHVDDHCDGVELVRTEGRPGEVYNLGGGIELSNKELTALLLEACGAGGDRVEHVEDRKGHDLRYSVDWTKARDELGYRPRRDLATGLAATVAWYRENRPWWEPRIRRVREEHG is encoded by the coding sequence ATGAACCTCCTCGTCACCGGCGCCGCCGGCTTCATCGGCTCCGCGTACGTCCGCGCCCTGCTCGCCCGGGAGTCCGCCGACGCGCCCCACGTCACCGTGCTGGACAAGCTCACCTACGCCGGCGGCACGGACAACCTGCCCCTGGACCATCCCCGGCTGACGTTCGTGCGCGGCGACATCCGCGACGCCGCGCTCGTCGACGAACTGATGGCCGGCGCCGACCAGGTGGTGCACTTCGCCGCCGAGTCCCACGTCGACAGGTCCATCACCGGCGCCGGCGACTTCGTCCTCACCAACGTCGTCGGCACCCAGGTCCTGCTCGACGCCGCCCTGCGCCACGGCGTGGGCCCCTTCGTGCACATCTCCACCGACGAGGTCTACGGCTCCCTCGCCACCGGCTCGGCCCGCGAGGACGACCCGCCGCGGCCCAGCTCGCCGTACTCCGCGTCCAAGGCCTCCGCCGACCTGCTCGCCCTGTCCTACCACCGCACCCACGGCCTCGACGTGCGCGTCACCCGCTGCTCCAACAACTACGGCCCGCGCCAGTTCCCCGAGAAGGTGATCCCGCTCTTCGTCACCCGCCTCCTCGACGGGCACACCGTGCCCCTGTACGGCGACGGCCGCAACGTCCGCGACTGGCTGCACGTCGACGACCACTGCGACGGCGTCGAACTCGTCCGCACCGAGGGCCGCCCCGGCGAGGTCTACAACCTCGGCGGCGGCATCGAACTGAGCAACAAGGAGCTGACCGCCCTGCTGCTGGAGGCCTGCGGCGCCGGCGGCGACCGCGTCGAGCACGTCGAGGACCGCAAGGGCCACGACCTGCGCTACAGCGTCGACTGGACCAAGGCCCGCGACGAACTCGGCTACCGGCCCCGCAGGGACCTCGCCACCGGACTCGCCGCCACCGTCGCCTGGTACCGCGAGAACCGGCCCTGGTGGGAGCCGCGGATCCGGCGCGTACGGGAGGAGCACGGATGA
- a CDS encoding NHLP bacteriocin export ABC transporter permease/ATPase subunit gives MTTVNEGDLVLDALGQLGSALDCSGLNRLDLEGPQVLWLVASGAVDLFAVDAGEQGHWHHLGRLEAGSLLLGPVAGPQHTLVARPLRDCVVHRIGLRELYQPAPTQTWSYDEYGNPQYVPPQTSPLEYALALGVGRSLSILFQAPMATERAAEVTDDDVFWMQVPPGSVQYGSLYGAEAAADLLIDPAVWQSMVDQQYRLLTTLDRWIEQLERTHETRTAAGIKAGEAVRAQADRTLLASIGKRNGKRTTAADADAGYAACRIVAEAAGFTLADAVHGGTESDRLDPVERVALASRVRTRSVRLEGRWWRDDIGPLVGHRALSGAPVALLWRRGGYVAVHPATGRETPVEKANAEEFEPRAVMFYRPLPDRPLSPLRLLRFSMRGTAGDLVRLLLSGLVTVAIGALVPVATGKVLGEFVPKAQTGLIVQVCLAVMISGVVAAAFMLLQNLTILRLEGRIEATLQPALWDRLLRLPTRFFTERSTGELASQAMGISAIRRLLAGVGPVVAQSVTVGAMNLGLLFWYSVPMAMAAIGMLVVIAAVFLGLGLWQVRWQRRLVVLSNKLNNQAFQTLRGLPKLRVAAAENYAYAAWAEEFARSRELQQRVGRIKNLTAVLGAVYLPLCTLLMFMLLAGPARGSMSAAAFLTFSTSVTMLLTSVTQLTGAFVSAVSALPLFQEIEPVLRATPEVRAGSTRPGPLTGAIEARRLSFRYSDDGPLVLDDVSFQIRPGEFVAVVGPSGCGKSTLLRLLIGFDKPVSGSVLYDGQDLAALDQSAVRRQCGVVLQHAQPFTGSILDVICGTEPYTPEEAMAAAEMAGLAEDIKRMPMGLHTIVSGSGAVSGGQRQRLMIAQALIRRPRILFFDEATSALDNETQRTVIESTRALNATRVVIAHRLSTVLDADRVIVMEDGKVAQQGPPAELLADTGGRLHELVRRQLA, from the coding sequence ATGACGACCGTGAACGAGGGGGACCTCGTCCTCGACGCGCTCGGGCAGCTGGGCTCGGCCCTCGACTGCTCCGGCCTCAACCGCCTGGACCTGGAGGGGCCGCAGGTGCTGTGGCTGGTGGCGTCCGGCGCGGTGGACCTGTTCGCGGTGGACGCCGGGGAGCAGGGCCACTGGCACCACCTGGGCCGTCTGGAGGCGGGCTCGCTGCTGCTGGGCCCGGTCGCGGGACCGCAGCACACGCTGGTGGCCCGCCCGCTCAGGGACTGCGTCGTGCACCGGATCGGGCTGCGCGAGCTGTACCAGCCCGCGCCCACGCAGACCTGGTCGTATGACGAGTACGGCAACCCGCAGTACGTCCCGCCGCAGACCAGCCCCCTGGAGTACGCGCTCGCGCTCGGCGTGGGCCGCAGCCTCTCCATCCTGTTCCAGGCGCCCATGGCCACCGAGCGGGCGGCCGAGGTGACCGACGACGACGTGTTCTGGATGCAGGTGCCGCCGGGCAGCGTGCAGTACGGCTCGCTGTACGGCGCGGAGGCCGCCGCCGATCTGCTGATCGACCCGGCGGTGTGGCAGTCCATGGTGGACCAGCAGTACCGCCTGCTGACGACGCTGGACCGGTGGATCGAGCAGCTGGAGCGCACCCACGAGACCCGTACGGCCGCCGGCATCAAGGCCGGGGAGGCGGTGCGGGCGCAGGCCGACCGGACACTGCTGGCGTCCATCGGCAAGCGGAACGGCAAGCGCACGACGGCCGCCGACGCGGACGCCGGGTACGCGGCGTGCCGGATCGTCGCCGAGGCGGCCGGGTTCACCCTGGCCGACGCGGTGCACGGCGGCACGGAGAGCGACCGGCTCGACCCGGTGGAACGCGTCGCCCTGGCCTCCCGGGTACGGACCCGGTCGGTGCGTCTGGAGGGCCGGTGGTGGCGGGACGACATCGGCCCGCTCGTCGGCCACCGGGCGCTGTCCGGGGCGCCGGTCGCGCTGCTGTGGCGGCGCGGCGGCTATGTGGCGGTGCATCCGGCGACCGGCCGGGAGACGCCGGTCGAGAAGGCCAACGCGGAGGAGTTTGAACCGCGTGCGGTGATGTTCTACCGGCCGCTGCCCGACCGGCCGCTGAGCCCGCTGCGGCTGCTGCGGTTCAGCATGCGGGGCACCGCGGGCGACCTGGTGCGGCTGCTGCTCAGCGGGCTGGTGACGGTGGCGATCGGCGCGCTGGTGCCGGTGGCGACCGGCAAGGTGCTGGGCGAGTTCGTGCCGAAGGCGCAGACCGGGCTGATCGTGCAGGTGTGCCTGGCCGTGATGATCAGCGGGGTGGTGGCGGCGGCGTTCATGCTGCTGCAGAACCTGACGATCCTGCGGCTGGAGGGCCGGATCGAGGCGACGTTGCAGCCCGCCCTGTGGGACCGGCTGCTGCGGCTGCCCACCCGGTTCTTCACCGAGCGCTCCACGGGCGAGCTGGCCAGCCAGGCGATGGGGATCAGCGCGATCCGCAGGCTGCTGGCGGGGGTCGGCCCGGTCGTGGCGCAGTCGGTGACCGTCGGCGCGATGAACCTGGGGCTGCTGTTCTGGTACAGCGTGCCGATGGCCATGGCCGCGATCGGCATGCTCGTGGTGATCGCGGCCGTGTTCCTGGGCCTCGGGCTGTGGCAGGTGCGCTGGCAGCGGCGGCTGGTGGTGCTGAGCAACAAGCTGAACAACCAGGCGTTCCAGACGCTGCGCGGGCTGCCGAAGCTGCGGGTCGCGGCGGCGGAGAACTACGCGTACGCGGCGTGGGCGGAGGAGTTCGCGCGCAGCCGGGAGCTGCAGCAGCGGGTGGGCCGGATCAAGAACCTGACGGCGGTGCTGGGCGCGGTGTACCTGCCGTTGTGCACGCTGCTGATGTTCATGCTGCTGGCCGGTCCGGCGCGCGGCTCGATGTCGGCGGCGGCGTTCCTGACCTTCAGCACGTCGGTGACGATGCTGCTGACGTCGGTGACCCAGCTGACCGGCGCGTTCGTCTCGGCGGTGTCGGCGCTGCCGCTGTTCCAGGAGATCGAGCCGGTGCTGCGGGCCACGCCGGAGGTGCGGGCGGGCAGCACCCGGCCGGGGCCGCTGACCGGGGCGATCGAGGCGCGCCGGCTGTCCTTCCGGTACTCCGACGACGGCCCGCTGGTCCTGGACGACGTGTCGTTCCAGATCCGGCCGGGCGAGTTCGTCGCGGTGGTCGGCCCCAGCGGCTGCGGCAAGTCGACGCTGCTGCGGCTGCTGATCGGCTTCGACAAGCCGGTCTCGGGCAGCGTCCTGTACGACGGGCAGGACCTCGCGGCGCTCGACCAGTCGGCGGTGCGCCGCCAGTGCGGAGTGGTGCTCCAGCACGCCCAGCCGTTCACCGGCTCCATCCTCGACGTCATCTGCGGCACCGAGCCGTACACGCCGGAAGAGGCGATGGCGGCGGCGGAGATGGCGGGGCTCGCCGAGGACATCAAGCGGATGCCGATGGGGCTGCACACCATCGTCTCGGGCAGCGGGGCCGTCTCCGGCGGTCAGCGTCAGCGCCTGATGATCGCCCAGGCGCTGATCCGCCGTCCGCGCATCCTGTTCTTCGACGAGGCGACCAGCGCCCTCGACAACGAGACGCAGCGCACGGTCATCGAGTCCACACGGGCCCTGAACGCCACGCGCGTGGTCATCGCGCACCGTCTGTCCACGGTGCTGGACGCCGACCGGGTGATCGTGATGGAGGACGGCAAGGTCGCCCAGCAGGGCCCGCCGGCCGAACTCCTCGCGGACACGGGCGGGCGGCTGCACGAGCTGGTGCGGCGCCAGCTGGCCTGA
- a CDS encoding type A2 lantipeptide — MNSTPQVATVEISDAELDNVSGGLQVNAVNGALDAINGIAPVSGLLNTVVGTVEGVTGLNTAPVTGLVAGL, encoded by the coding sequence ATGAACTCCACCCCCCAGGTTGCGACCGTCGAGATCTCCGACGCCGAGCTCGACAACGTCTCCGGCGGCCTGCAGGTCAACGCCGTGAACGGTGCCCTCGACGCCATCAACGGCATCGCCCCGGTCTCCGGCCTGCTCAACACGGTCGTCGGCACCGTGGAGGGTGTCACCGGCCTGAACACCGCCCCGGTCACGGGCCTGGTCGCCGGTCTCTGA
- a CDS encoding NHLP family bacteriocin export ABC transporter peptidase/permease/ATPase subunit → MSTAQQTRSRRRAAPPKRPVPKGRAKTVRTPTVLQMEAVECGAASLAMVLGHYGRHVPLEELRIACGVSRDGSRASNLLKAARSYGLTAKGMQMDTAALAEVKAPAILFWEFNHYVVFDGMGRRFGRRGVYVNDPAKGRRFVPMEDFDGSFTGVVLVMEPGEGFSRGGRRPGVLGAMPARLRGTAGTMPAAVLASLLLVAVGAAVPALSRTYIDMFLIGGQTSLLGTLFASMGTCVALTVVLTWLQQANLLRGRIISSTLSSARFLRHLLRLPVTFFSQRSPADLVQRLQSNDAVAETLARDLAAAGVDAVVVVLYAVLLYTYDPQLTFVGIGVALLNIVAMRVVIRLRATRTAKLRADSARLTNTAYTGLQLIETMKATGGEDGYFRKWAGQHATTLEEQQRLGVPSAWLGVVAPTLATLNSALILWIGGMRAVEGGISVGLLVAFQALVTRFTAPITRLNGVAGRIQDFAADVARLKDVENFEADPLYGRPGAGESTRRLQGHVELQNITFGYSPLDKPLLTGFDLTVGPGRQVALVGGSGSGKSTVSRLISGLYAPWEGVIRIDGRRIEDIPRGALASSVSFVDQDVFLFEGTVRDNVALWDPSVPDEAVEEALRDAALYDVVMRRPGGIRSRVEQDGRNFSGGQRQRLEIARALVRRPSILVLDEVTSALDAETELVVMDNLRRRGCACVVIAHRLSTVRDSDEIVVLQHGTIVERGRHEELVALGGAYAALVRER, encoded by the coding sequence ATGAGCACCGCACAGCAGACGCGGAGCAGACGCCGCGCCGCTCCCCCCAAGCGTCCCGTGCCGAAGGGCCGGGCGAAGACCGTCCGCACCCCCACCGTGCTCCAGATGGAGGCCGTCGAGTGCGGCGCCGCCTCCCTGGCGATGGTGCTCGGCCACTACGGCCGGCACGTCCCGCTGGAGGAACTGCGCATCGCGTGCGGCGTCTCCCGGGACGGCTCGCGCGCCAGCAACCTGCTGAAGGCCGCCCGCAGTTACGGCCTGACCGCCAAGGGCATGCAGATGGACACGGCCGCCCTCGCCGAGGTGAAGGCGCCGGCCATCCTGTTCTGGGAGTTCAACCACTACGTCGTCTTCGACGGCATGGGCCGCCGCTTCGGCCGCCGGGGCGTGTACGTCAACGACCCCGCCAAGGGCCGCCGTTTCGTGCCCATGGAGGACTTCGACGGCAGCTTCACCGGGGTCGTCCTGGTCATGGAGCCCGGGGAGGGCTTCAGCAGGGGCGGACGCCGGCCCGGGGTGCTCGGCGCGATGCCGGCCCGGCTGCGCGGCACCGCGGGCACCATGCCCGCTGCCGTCCTCGCCAGCCTGCTGCTGGTCGCGGTCGGCGCGGCGGTGCCCGCGCTGAGCCGCACCTATATCGACATGTTCCTGATCGGCGGCCAGACGTCCCTGCTGGGCACGCTGTTCGCGTCGATGGGGACCTGTGTGGCGCTGACCGTCGTGCTGACCTGGCTGCAGCAGGCGAACCTGCTGCGCGGCCGGATCATCTCCTCCACCCTGTCCAGCGCCCGCTTCCTGCGTCATCTGCTGCGGCTGCCGGTGACGTTCTTCTCCCAGCGCAGCCCGGCCGACCTGGTGCAGCGGCTCCAGTCCAACGACGCGGTCGCCGAGACGCTGGCCCGGGACCTCGCCGCGGCCGGCGTGGACGCGGTCGTCGTCGTCCTCTACGCGGTCCTGCTCTACACGTACGACCCGCAGCTGACGTTCGTCGGCATCGGCGTCGCCCTGCTGAACATCGTCGCCATGCGGGTCGTCATCCGGCTGCGGGCGACCCGTACGGCGAAGCTGCGCGCGGACAGCGCCCGGCTGACCAACACCGCCTACACGGGTCTGCAGCTGATCGAGACGATGAAGGCGACCGGCGGCGAGGACGGCTACTTCCGCAAGTGGGCCGGGCAGCATGCCACCACGCTGGAGGAGCAGCAGCGCCTCGGGGTGCCGAGCGCCTGGCTCGGCGTGGTCGCCCCCACTCTCGCCACGCTCAACAGCGCGCTGATCCTGTGGATCGGCGGCATGCGCGCGGTCGAGGGCGGTATCTCCGTCGGTCTGCTGGTGGCCTTCCAGGCCCTGGTGACCCGGTTCACCGCCCCCATCACCCGGCTCAACGGCGTCGCGGGCCGCATCCAGGACTTCGCGGCGGACGTGGCCCGGCTGAAGGACGTGGAGAACTTCGAGGCGGACCCGCTCTACGGCCGCCCCGGCGCGGGCGAGTCCACGCGCCGGCTCCAGGGACACGTGGAGCTGCAGAACATCACCTTCGGGTACAGCCCCCTGGACAAGCCGCTGCTGACCGGCTTCGACCTGACCGTGGGGCCCGGCCGGCAGGTGGCGCTGGTCGGCGGCTCGGGCAGCGGCAAGTCGACCGTGTCCCGGCTGATCTCGGGCCTGTACGCCCCCTGGGAGGGCGTCATCCGCATCGACGGCCGCCGGATCGAGGACATCCCGCGCGGGGCGCTCGCCTCGTCCGTCTCCTTCGTCGACCAGGACGTGTTCCTGTTCGAGGGGACCGTCCGCGACAACGTGGCCCTGTGGGACCCGTCCGTCCCGGACGAGGCGGTGGAGGAGGCGCTGCGCGACGCGGCCCTGTACGACGTGGTGATGCGGCGGCCGGGCGGCATCCGCAGCCGGGTCGAGCAGGACGGCCGGAACTTCTCCGGCGGGCAGCGCCAGCGGCTGGAGATCGCGCGGGCGCTGGTGCGCCGCCCCAGCATCCTCGTCCTGGACGAGGTGACCAGCGCGCTGGACGCCGAGACCGAGCTGGTCGTGATGGACAACCTGCGCCGGCGCGGCTGCGCCTGTGTGGTGATCGCGCACCGGCTCAGCACGGTGCGCGACAGCGACGAGATCGTCGTGCTCCAGCACGGCACGATCGTCGAACGCGGACGGCACGAGGAGCTGGTGGCGCTCGGCGGCGCCTACGCGGCCCTGGTCAGGGAGCGGTGA
- a CDS encoding HlyD family efflux transporter periplasmic adaptor subunit — MQFRQQALAKLQSPEELDLPVRFARPQGWLVLGVTLVVMAAASVWAVTGSVASTVSAPAILTHGQGSYLLQSPVAGQVTAVVAEQGERLPADAPVLKVRTARGETVVRTVAPGRVTALAATIGQIVQTGANVAAVEKVARGRDPLYATVYVPAENAAAIPGNAAVDLTVQSVPTQEYGVLRGHVKSVDRAVQSPQQIAAFLGDTQLGEQFTKDGRPVAVLVKLDRDEDTESGYAWSSADGPPFPLTSMTLAEASIRLADQRPVDWLLP; from the coding sequence GTGCAGTTCCGCCAACAGGCCCTCGCCAAGCTCCAGTCACCGGAGGAGCTCGACCTGCCGGTGCGTTTCGCCCGCCCGCAGGGCTGGCTCGTCCTCGGGGTGACGCTGGTCGTGATGGCCGCCGCGTCCGTGTGGGCGGTGACCGGCTCGGTCGCCTCCACCGTCTCCGCGCCCGCCATCCTCACCCACGGGCAGGGCAGTTACCTCCTCCAGAGCCCGGTCGCCGGACAGGTCACCGCCGTCGTCGCCGAGCAGGGCGAGCGGCTCCCGGCCGACGCCCCCGTCCTGAAGGTCCGCACCGCGCGGGGCGAGACCGTCGTGCGCACGGTCGCCCCGGGCCGCGTCACCGCGCTCGCCGCGACCATCGGGCAGATCGTCCAGACCGGCGCGAACGTCGCCGCCGTCGAGAAGGTCGCCCGCGGCCGGGACCCGCTGTACGCCACGGTGTACGTGCCCGCCGAGAACGCCGCCGCCATCCCCGGCAACGCCGCGGTGGACCTCACCGTGCAGTCGGTGCCGACCCAGGAGTACGGCGTGCTGCGCGGGCACGTGAAGTCCGTGGACCGCGCGGTGCAGTCGCCGCAGCAGATCGCCGCGTTCCTCGGCGACACCCAGCTCGGCGAGCAGTTCACCAAGGACGGCAGGCCGGTCGCCGTCCTCGTGAAGCTGGACCGCGACGAGGACACCGAGAGCGGCTACGCCTGGTCGTCCGCGGACGGACCGCCCTTCCCCCTGACCTCCATGACGCTGGCCGAGGCGTCCATCCGGCTCGCCGACCAGCGTCCCGTCGACTGGCTGCTGCCATGA